A genomic stretch from Lagenorhynchus albirostris chromosome 12, mLagAlb1.1, whole genome shotgun sequence includes:
- the LOC132530700 gene encoding small ribosomal subunit protein uS19-like: MAEVEQKKKWTFLKLTYHCMNLNQLPDMSREQLMQPYSVRQRQRLNRVLQRKQHSLLKWLHKARKEMPPMEKPELVKTHLRDMIILTEMVGSMVSGYHGKTFSQVEIKPEMTSHYLGEFSITYKPMKHSRPGTGATLSSCFIPLK; the protein is encoded by the coding sequence ATGGCGGAAGTGGAGCAGAAGAAGAAGTGGACCTTCCTCAAGCTCACCTACCACTGCATGAACCTCAACCAGCTGCCGGACATGTCCCGTGAGCAGCTGATGCAGCCGTACAGTGTGAGGCAGCGGCAGCGGCTAAACCGCGTCCTCCAGAGGAAGCAGCACTCGCTGCTGAAGTGGCTGCACAAGGCCAGGAAGGAGATGCCACCCATGGAGAAGCCTGAGTTGGTGAAGACGCACCTGCGCGACATGATCATCCTGACCGAGATGGTGGGCAGCATGGTGAGCGGCTACCATGGCAAGACCTTCAGCCAGGTGGAAATCAAGCCTGAGATGACCAGCCACTACCTAGGTGAGTTCTCCATCACTTACAAGCCCATGAAGCACAGCCGGCCCGGCACTGGGGCCACCCTCTCCTCCTGCTTCATCCCCCTCAAGTAG